A region of the Planctomycetota bacterium genome:
AGCAGTTTTTCAAAATCCACCTGCCCCTGCTTATTGAGCTCTATCGGGATAATGGTTTTGAATGTGAGTTTATCGTAACGCTTTAAAGCGCGGTTGGGCGTATTGAATTTATATTCCGCATGGGCACGGCCCAGAATAATTACTATCTGCGCCTCAAGATCATTTACTTCCTTCAGATAATTGGCAATGGATTCGCCGAAGGTCTCGTCCCATACGCATTGTCCCCAATACAACCGTTCTATTTTATCAGGAGTCATTATGCCGCTCTTAATCATACCACCGAATTGGGCAAGAACATATTCGCGGTGCTCGACATTGGATGTATCGATATCTTTTGCAACGAGCTTCTTTTCATCGTCGCTAAGGCCGTCCCAGCCTTTCTGGTAATATTTTTCTTTAAGCGCATTATCCACGTTCATAGCTACCGCTTTAATGCCATTTTTACCGATGAATTTCCAAATCGGCTGGTAATGGCGATACCAATTGCCGAATGTTTTGGAAATCGTTTTAAACAATTCTTCCTCGGTTATTTTGCCTGCCGAAAACTTATCCGCTTCCGGTTGCATCGGGCGCTGGAGGAATTCAAAACCCACTGCGACCTTCTTGTTATTCTTATAAAGCGCGGAAATGACATCCAGCTGGAGTTTATGCTGTTCGGTGCTGGTATGGCTTTCCCCGGTATAGATCGCCTGGATGCCTTTCAGCCGCTGAATCATCGTATCGAAATCTATTATTTCTTTTGCGGAAACATCCACAAACTTGGTGTAAAGCTCTTCAATGCTAAGGTTTCTTAAGTTTGCCGCGGTTGCTTCCGGGAATACGGCTTTGGGTTCCGGTTCAACCGGCTTGACCGGTTCGGGTTTTACGACCGGTTCCTGAACCGGTTTTTCTACTGGCTTGGAATCGACTTGGGAAGAAGGCTTGTCTTCATCGCCTGGAGAAACGCTTTCCTTATTTGAGCCGTTAGAACATTGGCTTATAAAGGGAAGAATAACCATTAATCCTACCATCAGCAGTATCCACATATTCATGTTCTTCATTTTTCTCTCCTTTTCTATTTGTTAAATCACTACTATTTACTTTTCCCGCCTAAAAGTCAATAAAAATGAATGAGTTTCTGCAATATTTTGTTGACAATATTTTTCTTTTCGCTATATTATGACGAAAAATCCAAGATGAAATCATCCCTTAAGGCTGTTCTGGTTTTAGAAGACGGTTCAATCATCCACGGGCTCGGTTTCGGCGCGGAAAAAACCGTTAAAGGGGAGCTTGTTTTCAATACCGGAATGACCGGCTATGAAGCCGCCCTGACCGACCCTTCCTACAACGGCCAGATCCTGATGATGACCTATCCCTTAATCGGCAACTATGGCGTCATGCCCGAGACCGATTGGGAATCTGAAAAGATTCAGACTGAAGGATTTGTCGTCCGGGAAATCTGCACGCAACCCTCCCACCGCTTTTCTGAAAAGACCATTGACGCCTTTCTTAAAGCGCATGATATCCCCGGCATCTACGGAATAGACACGCGAGCACTCACCATAAAAACAAGGCAGTCCGGCACCTTAAGGGCAATCCTTAAAACATACGAGGGCGATTTGCCTGATTCGGAAAAGGAAATCCTTTGCTACGAGGCACGCGTGATGCCCGCCCCGGAGCGCTATAACCTGGTCGCCGAGGTCTCCTGCAAGGAACCGAAGTGGTTTGCACCTGAATCCGGGCATACAAAAAAAAGAGTAGCTCTGATAGATTGCGGGGCGAAAAGGAATATCATCCGCGAGCTCACTGCGCGCGGCTGTGAAGTGGCCTTATTGCCTTACGATATATCCCCGGAAGAAATAGATAAACTAAATCCTGATGGAATCCTGGTATCCAACGGCCCCGGCGATCCGGCGCACCCGGAAATAATCGCCCGCACGGTAAAGGCCATCCGCGCCGTCTGCGAAAAATATCCGATAATGGGCATCTGCCTGGGCCACCAGATTCTGTCGCTGGTTTTCGGCGCGCGCACCTATAAGCTGAAATTCGGCCACCGCGGCGCCAACCAGCCGGTAAAAAATCGACAGGATAACCGCGTTTATATAACTTCCCAAAACCACGGATTCGCCGTTGACCCGGCTTCCTGCCCTAAAGAACTGGAAATTATCGGGATAAATGTCAGCGACGGCACGGTTGAAGCGATGGAACACAAAAAGCTCCCGATTTTCTCCGTGCAATACCACCCGGAAGCCTCTCCCGGCCCATGGGATAGTAAATATTTATTTGACCGTTTTATAAAACTATGCCAAAGCGCAAAGACCTAAAAAAGCTGATGCTTATCGGCTCGGGGCCCATTGTCATCGGGCAGGCGGCCGAATTCGATTTCTCCGGCTCGCAGGCCTGCCGCTCGCTTAAGGAGGAAGGCTTTGAGGTAATCCTGGTCAATTCCAACCCGGCAACCATTCAGACTGATATTGATTTGGCGAATAAAGTTTATATGGAACCCCTGACCGCAGAAGTCTTGGCAAAAATCCTGGCAAAGGAAAAGCCGCAGGGGATTCTTTCCGGTATGGGAGGCCAGACCGCGCTTAACCTCTGCTCAGAATTATCGGAAAAAAGCGTCCTGAAAAAATACGGGACGGAATTACTGGGCAGTTCCGCCGAATCAATCGCCGCCTCCGAAGACCGCGACTTATTCCGCAAATTAATGAACGATATCAACGAGCCCATCCCGCGCAGTTTCGCCTGCAATTCCCTGGCGCAGGTTCTGGAAACGGTCCCCAAAGTCGGCGGCTACCCGGTCATCGTCCGCGCCGCTTATACGCTCGGCGGCACCGGCAGCGGCGTCGCGGAAAACCGACAGCACCTTGAGGGAATCGTGACTATGGGGCTGGCTTATTCGCGCATCAAGCAGGTCTTGATCGAGGAATGCGTCTTGGGCTGGGCGGAATATGAATACGAAATCATGCGCGACGGTGCCGATAACTGCATTATTATATGTAATATGGAAAACTTGGACCCAATGGGCATCCATACGGGCGAAAGCATCGTGGTTGCCCCCTCGCAAACCCTTTCCGACCGCGACCACCAGATTTTCAGGAACGCCTCGCTTAAAATTATCCGCGCGCTGGGCATTAAAGGCGGTTGCAATATTCAGTTCGCTTTTAACCAGCTGACCGGCCAATACCGCGTGATTGAGGTTAATCCGCGCGTCTCACGTTCAAGCGCACTGGCATCCAAGGCGACCGGCTACCCGATTGCCCGCGTCGCAGCCAAAATCGCCGTAGGGCTTAACCTGGATGAAATTCCTAATCCCGTCACCGGGAAAACCTACGCCGCGTTCGAACCGGCGCTGGATTACGTCGTCATGAAAATCCCGCGCTGGCCGTTTGATAAATTCCGCACCGTCGAGCGCCGCATTGGGACGCAGATGAAATCCACCGGCGAAGTCATGGCCATCGGCCGGACGATTGAGGAATCCATCCTTAAAGCCATCCGCAGCCTGGAAACGGATAAAATCGGGCTCGAGGCCGAAGCCTGGTCGGAAGCGACGCTGGTAAGCGAACTGGTCGAGCCGACCGACAAGCGCCTCTTCGCCATTGCCGAAGCATTGCGCCGCGGCTATAAGCCCAGCACCATTTCCGACCTGACCAAATGGGATATCTTCTTCATCCATAAGATAGAAAATATGGTCCGTGCGGAAAGAAAGCTCAAAGCCGCAGGCATTAAAGGATTGACCAAGGATTTCCTGTTGGAACTCAAGCGCACCGGCTTCTCCGATGAATACATCGCCTCTGTCATTGGCAAGGAAGAAAAAGATATCCGCGACAAACGGCACGAACTCGGTATTTCCCCTACATATAATATGGTCGATACCTGCGCCGCGGAGTTCGAGGCCGCCACCCCGTATTTTTATTCAACATACGAGAACGGAGAATTCAACCGCAGAGACGCAAAGGACGCAGAGAATAAATCAGAAATCCAAAAAATCCTGATTGTCGGCGGCGGACCCATCAGAATCGGACAGGGAATCGAATTCGATTACTGCTGTGTCCATGGCGTCCAGACTATCCGGGAAGAAGGCATAAAAGCAATCATCGTCAACAATAATCCGGAAACCGTCTCGACCGATTTCGATATATCGGATAAACTCTATTTCGAGCCGCTCACACTGGAAGACGTTTTAAACGTCATCGAGGAAGAAAAACCCTATGGCGTCATCCTCCAGTTCGGCGGTCAGACCTCGGTAAACCTGGCAATGCCTTTGCAGGAAATATTATCCAAGCGCCCGGATTTAAAGACGCGGATTCTTGGGACGCCGCCGGATTCAATCGATATGGCTGAAGACCGTAGCCGCTTTGAAGCGCTCATGAAAAAGATGGGTATCAACCAGCCGCCGGCCGGCACGGGTTACTCTTTCGAGGAAGTAAGGAAACTCGCCGAACAAATCACTTACCCTGTTCTCGTCCGCCCCAGTTACGTCCTGGGCGGACGCGGGATGGAAATAGTCCATAACGAAAAAGAGCTTGAATTCTATATGGCATCTGCCGTCCGGGTTTCCAAGAAACACCCGGTCCTGGTGGATAAATACCTCTCGAACGCCATAGAAATAGATGTCGATGCGGTATCGGACGGCAAAGATGTTTTTATCGGCGCCATCATGGAACATATCGAGGAAGCCGGCGTCCATTCGGGTGATGCCACCTGCGTCATCCCGCCCCAGACGCTCTCTAAAGACATCATCAATGAAATCAACCGCGTCACCCGCGAAGTCACCCTCGCCCTGAAGACCGTCGGTCTTATAAATATCCAACTGGCAATTAAGGATAATCTTGTTTACATGATAGAAGCCAATCCGCGCGCCAGCCGGACCGTTCCATATGTCTCCAAAACCATCGGAATCCCGCTGGCGAAAATCGCCACTAAACTGATGTTGAATAAAACGCTTAAAGAACTCGGCTTGACCGAAACTCCCACTCAGAATTACGTCTCTGTCAAGGCGCCGGTCTTCCCCTTTATGAAACTGCCGGGTGTCGATTCCATCCTCGGCCCGGAAATGAAATCCACCGGCGAGGTCATGGGAATAGATAACTCCTTCGGGCTGGCCTATTACAAGGCGTTCCTGGCAAGCGGCAACCTTTTACCTTTGAGCGGGCAGGTATATCTCACGGTCTGCGACAGCGATAAGGAAAAAATAGTCCCGGTCGTCCGGAAACTGGTTGATAATGGCTTGAATATCATTGCAACCAAAGGCACGGCCGAGTTTTTAAGGAGCCATAATGTCCCGGCAACCACGGTCTGGAGAATCAGCGAGCGGCAGACCCCCAACGCGCTTTCCCTGATGCGCGAAGGAAAGGTGCAATTGATTATTAACACCCCCACCGAAGGAAGCGGACCCAAGCGCGACGGATATAGGATGCGCAGATTGGCGGTGGAATCCGGGATTCCCTTTATCACCACGGTCACCGCGGCACGCGCCGTTGCCAATGCCATCGAGCTCATGAAAAAGGGAGAGCTCAAAGTAAATTCCCTTAATGAATACCTGAGTAAACACTCCAATAAAATAACCGCTCCAACCGAACAGGCTTCGCAAACACTTTAGGTTTGCTAATCCATTGTAAAAATACGGAGCGTAGCGACGTCCCGATAAATTTTATCGGGATATACCTTAATGTTAATCTAAAAGACTTTACTTAATCCGTGTTTTTTGCTATCGTAATTAATTATGGCGGAAAATAATAACGCTTCTCAGTCGCAATCCGGCGGCGCT
Encoded here:
- a CDS encoding ChaN family lipoprotein codes for the protein MKNMNMWILLMVGLMVILPFISQCSNGSNKESVSPGDEDKPSSQVDSKPVEKPVQEPVVKPEPVKPVEPEPKAVFPEATAANLRNLSIEELYTKFVDVSAKEIIDFDTMIQRLKGIQAIYTGESHTSTEQHKLQLDVISALYKNNKKVAVGFEFLQRPMQPEADKFSAGKITEEELFKTISKTFGNWYRHYQPIWKFIGKNGIKAVAMNVDNALKEKYYQKGWDGLSDDEKKLVAKDIDTSNVEHREYVLAQFGGMIKSGIMTPDKIERLYWGQCVWDETFGESIANYLKEVNDLEAQIVIILGRAHAEYKFNTPNRALKRYDKLTFKTIIPIELNKQGQVDFEKLLSSGIGDFLAFTPISTNPDQPKMPRMPIK
- the carA gene encoding glutamine-hydrolyzing carbamoyl-phosphate synthase small subunit encodes the protein MKSSLKAVLVLEDGSIIHGLGFGAEKTVKGELVFNTGMTGYEAALTDPSYNGQILMMTYPLIGNYGVMPETDWESEKIQTEGFVVREICTQPSHRFSEKTIDAFLKAHDIPGIYGIDTRALTIKTRQSGTLRAILKTYEGDLPDSEKEILCYEARVMPAPERYNLVAEVSCKEPKWFAPESGHTKKRVALIDCGAKRNIIRELTARGCEVALLPYDISPEEIDKLNPDGILVSNGPGDPAHPEIIARTVKAIRAVCEKYPIMGICLGHQILSLVFGARTYKLKFGHRGANQPVKNRQDNRVYITSQNHGFAVDPASCPKELEIIGINVSDGTVEAMEHKKLPIFSVQYHPEASPGPWDSKYLFDRFIKLCQSAKT
- the carB gene encoding carbamoyl-phosphate synthase large subunit — encoded protein: MPKRKDLKKLMLIGSGPIVIGQAAEFDFSGSQACRSLKEEGFEVILVNSNPATIQTDIDLANKVYMEPLTAEVLAKILAKEKPQGILSGMGGQTALNLCSELSEKSVLKKYGTELLGSSAESIAASEDRDLFRKLMNDINEPIPRSFACNSLAQVLETVPKVGGYPVIVRAAYTLGGTGSGVAENRQHLEGIVTMGLAYSRIKQVLIEECVLGWAEYEYEIMRDGADNCIIICNMENLDPMGIHTGESIVVAPSQTLSDRDHQIFRNASLKIIRALGIKGGCNIQFAFNQLTGQYRVIEVNPRVSRSSALASKATGYPIARVAAKIAVGLNLDEIPNPVTGKTYAAFEPALDYVVMKIPRWPFDKFRTVERRIGTQMKSTGEVMAIGRTIEESILKAIRSLETDKIGLEAEAWSEATLVSELVEPTDKRLFAIAEALRRGYKPSTISDLTKWDIFFIHKIENMVRAERKLKAAGIKGLTKDFLLELKRTGFSDEYIASVIGKEEKDIRDKRHELGISPTYNMVDTCAAEFEAATPYFYSTYENGEFNRRDAKDAENKSEIQKILIVGGGPIRIGQGIEFDYCCVHGVQTIREEGIKAIIVNNNPETVSTDFDISDKLYFEPLTLEDVLNVIEEEKPYGVILQFGGQTSVNLAMPLQEILSKRPDLKTRILGTPPDSIDMAEDRSRFEALMKKMGINQPPAGTGYSFEEVRKLAEQITYPVLVRPSYVLGGRGMEIVHNEKELEFYMASAVRVSKKHPVLVDKYLSNAIEIDVDAVSDGKDVFIGAIMEHIEEAGVHSGDATCVIPPQTLSKDIINEINRVTREVTLALKTVGLINIQLAIKDNLVYMIEANPRASRTVPYVSKTIGIPLAKIATKLMLNKTLKELGLTETPTQNYVSVKAPVFPFMKLPGVDSILGPEMKSTGEVMGIDNSFGLAYYKAFLASGNLLPLSGQVYLTVCDSDKEKIVPVVRKLVDNGLNIIATKGTAEFLRSHNVPATTVWRISERQTPNALSLMREGKVQLIINTPTEGSGPKRDGYRMRRLAVESGIPFITTVTAARAVANAIELMKKGELKVNSLNEYLSKHSNKITAPTEQASQTL